One genomic window of Coffea eugenioides isolate CCC68of chromosome 1, Ceug_1.0, whole genome shotgun sequence includes the following:
- the LOC113759782 gene encoding probable acyl-activating enzyme 1, peroxisomal, whose protein sequence is MDYKSNSLRAYATEDCVLLSKPPDVAVLAPNIPAIYELHFGVPMAGAVLCTLNIRHDSAMVSTLLKHSGAKVIFVDYQLLHIAKGALGILLKTSSKTPKLVVIPDQASSSSRVSDMYFNNDNLEYESFLASGRPDFEVIRPHDEWDPIALNYTSGTTSSPKGVVYSHRGAYLNSLAAALLNEMPSMPVYLWTVPMFHCNGWCLTWAVAAQGGTNICLRNVTAKGIFECISKHQVSHMGGAPTVLNMIINAPSVDRRLLPGKVIVMTGAAPPPPHVLFKMEELGFNVTHSYGLTETYGPGTVCTWKPEWNSLPPNAQAKVKARQGLHHLAIEELDIKDPETMQSVPPDTKTRGEVMFRGNTVMNGYFKDSKATADAFKGGWFRSGDVGVRHPDGYIELKDRSKDIIISGGENISSIEVESVIYSHPAVLEAAVVGRPDDYWGETPCAFVKLKDDCNANADEIIQYCCDHLPHYMAPRTVVFGELPKTSTGKIQKFVLRQKAKDMGSLSRTSRL, encoded by the exons ATGGATTACAAGTCAAACAGTTTGCGTGCATATGCAACAGAAGACTGTGTTCTCTTGTCTAAACCACCTGAT GTCGCTGTCCTGGCCCCAAATATTCCTGCAATCTACGAGCTGCACTTTGGAGTTCCAATGGCAGGAGCAGTTCTCTGTACTCTCAATATACGTCATGATTCAGCAATGGTGTCGACATTGCTAAAACACTCAGGTGCAAAAGTCATTTTTGTTGATTATCAGTTACTTCATATTGCAAAAGGGGCATTAGGGATTCTACTAAAGACAAGCAGCAAGACGCCTAAATTAGTTGTGATTCCCGACCAAGCTAGCTCATCTTCCAGGGTTAGTGACATGTATTTCAATAATGACAATTTAGAGTATGAATCTTTCTTGGCATCAGGAAGACCAGACTTTGAGGTTATAAGGCCACATGATGAGTGGGATCCTATTGCTTTGAATTACACTTCAGGTACAACATCAAGCCCCAAAGGTGTTGTCTACAGTCACAGAGGAGCCTACCTCAATTCTCTGGCTGCTGCTCTTTTAAACGAAATGCCATCCATGCCTGTTTATTTGTGGACTGTTCCGATGTTCCATTGCAATGGCTGGTGCCTTACTTGGGCCGTTGCAGCACAGGGTGGCACAAATATTTGTCTAAGAAATGTAACTGCAAAAGGGATTTTTGAGTGCATATCTAAGCACCAAGTGAGCCACATGGGTGGTGCACCTACAGTATTAAATATGATAATTAATGCACCGTCTGTTGATCGGAGACTGCTTCCAGGAAAAGTGATAGTGATGACAGGCGCTGCCCCCCCTCCTCCTCATGTACTTTTTAAGATGGAGGAGCTGGGATTCAATGTTACTCATTCCTATGGCTTGACCGAAACATATGGTCCTGGAACAGTTTGCACTTGGAAACCCGAGTGGAATTCACTACCACCTAATGCACAGGCCAAGGTCAAGGCTCGTCAAGGGTTGCACCACCTTGCCATCGAAGAACTCGATATCAAAGATCCAGAAACAATGCAAAGCGTACCACCGGACACAAAAACAAGGGGTGAGGTGATGTTCAGAGGCAACACCGTCATGAATGGATACTTTAAGGATAGTAAAGCAACAGCTGATGCTTTTAAAGGTGGATGGTTTCGAAGTGGGGACGTGGGGGTGAGACACCCTGATGGATACATAGAATTAAAAGATCGATCCAAAGACATTATCATCTCAGGAGGGGAGAATATTAGCTCGATTGAGGTGGAATCAGTGATTTATAGCCATCCAGCAGTTCTGGAAGCTGCAGTTGTTGGAAGACCAGATGATTATTGGGGTGAAACACCTTGTGCATTTGTCAAATTGAAGGATGATTGTAATGCAAATGCAGATGAAATTATCCAGTATTGCTGTGATCATTTGCCACATTATATGGCTCCACGAACTGTTGTTTTTGGGGAATTGCCAAAAACTTCTAcaggaaaaatacaaaaatttgttCTCCGCCAGAAGGCCAAAGACATGGGAAGTCTTTCAAGGACCAGCAGATTATAG
- the LOC113760408 gene encoding mitochondrial dicarboxylate/tricarboxylate transporter DTC has protein sequence MGEEKPKTSPPTGVWPTVKPFVNGGASGMLATCVIQPIDMIKVRIQLGEGSAAEVTKKMLKNEGVGAFYKGLSAGLLRQATYTTARLGSFRILTNKALEANDGKPLPLYQKALCGLTAGAIGACVGSPADLSLIRMQADATLPAAQRRNYKNAFHALYRITSDEGVLALWKGAGPTVVRAMALNMGMLASYDQSVEFFRDSLGFGEAATVVGASTVSGFFASACSLPFDYVKTQIQKMQPDAEGKLPYTGSLDCVLKTLKSGGPFKFYTGFPVYCVRIAPHVMMTWIFLNQIQKVEKSIGL, from the exons ATGGGAGAGGAGAAGCCTAAGACGTCACCTCCCACCGGTGTATGGCCTACCGTTAAGCCGTTCGTCAATGGAGGTGCCTCTGGTATGCTTGCTACCTGTGTCATCCAGCCCATCGACATGATTAAG GTGAGAATCCAGTTGGGTGAGGGATCAGCTGCTGAAGTTACTAAGAAAATGCTTAAGAATGAGGGTGTTGGTGCCTTTTATAAG GGTTTGAGTGCTGGGTTGCTTAGACAAGCCACATACACAACTGCCAGACTTGGATCTTTCAG GATTTTGACTAACAAAGCACTTGAGGCAAATGATGGCAAGCCTTTACCTCTTTATCAGAAAGCTTTGTGCGGTCTGACAGCCGGAGCAATTGGAGCATGTGTTGGCAGTCCTGCAGACTTGTCACTCATTCGTATGCAAGCTGACGCTACGTTACCTGCAGCCCAGAGGCGCaattacaaaaatgcatttcaTGCACTTTATCGTATTACTTCCGATGAAGGAGTTTTGGCACTCTGGAAAGGTGCTGGCCCTACTGTTGTGAGGGCTATGGCACTTAACATGGGAATGCTTGCCTCGTACGATCAAAGTGTTGAGTTCTTTAGGGATTCCCTTGGTTTTGGCGAGGCTGCTACTGTTGTAG GGGCCAGCACTGTTTCTGGATTTTTTGCTTCAGCTTGCAGTTTACCATTTGATTATGTGAAAACTCAAATACAGAAGATGCAACCAGATGCTGAAGGAAAGCTGCCATACACTGGTTCTTTAGATTGTGTCTTGAAAACCCTCAAGTCTGGTGGGCCTTTCAAATTTTACACTGGATTTCCAGTGTACTGTGTTAGAATTGCCCCCCATGTTATg ATGACATGGATATTCCTCAACCAAATTCAGAAAGTGGAGAAATCTATCGGGCTATAG
- the LOC113750345 gene encoding putative disease resistance protein RGA4, translating to MGGLGKTTLAKAVYKNEQIVGHFDQTMWVCVAEKVDRIEVVFKMILESLIGGRVEVDRREEIVKKIQDELKEKRYFLVLDDLWNDQEVLLDDFFSTLAGLNAKKGSWCLVTSRLQEVATILSRHPQINFTRHELGRLCEDDCWSIMKKWANVGEELPKELEDMREQVLRRCDGLPLAAKLIGGLLSKKRKEEWLSILEESLLNGDQGGIEQIIKVSFDHLSPAPVKKCFAYCSIFYQDTELEQDRLVELWMAEGFLQPDSQNERTMEGIGYEYLRTLLQTSLLEEVKEESRTWYKMHDLVHDFAKSILNRSSSNQDRYLAVYSSERMVENMNEKKSASLRTLFLEGGIADDMLSKFKYLHVLKLFGADVEELPTSIGKLIHLHLLDISESWIRTLPESLCKLYSLQTLRIGMFVDGFPKEMSNLISMRHLHSHNDYTGRGIQMPSGIGRWICLQTLKFFNIGRQKEGRGIQELGPLQDLKGSLEIRNLELVNGKDDAELANLSKKPNLYRLVYEWGNRDWGSDKCDEDVLEGLQPQPNLKELQILKFMGDQFPQWFMNLTSLVELQVANCTRCRKLPALGQLPFLKGLYLTGLENIRSIGLSFYSTSAEDDGVSGGSSTISRQTFFPALKILSLESMKNLKEWKDALEMMSTAGGVHVMDVFPVLEKLSISDCPQLTTIPTPSRFPSLDVLEIKENCHVLLAEKVLSNITTLSSLELSGSSYQRMESLKLVRRPESLSIEGCNSLPTDMLERLCLFPTLQRVELRDADNITTLRGMSCAACLERLEVTFCWNLRELPEDLYQFQVLEHLEIRGCPRIDSFGYPNPKNSFGQKGLLKSLEQFTVSWCDELTRLPVEMFESCTSLRQLSLFLCRSLVSFPLDLRRTPSLESFILRGCPNLIAEMPSGFGYLTSLREVDIGPFSHDSASEFDWAGLASSSSLRHVSLLGMRDTKSLPHQLQDSTTITSLSLLGFRAIKALPDWLGNLASLEDLILEGCLKLEYLPSVDAMERLKLRRLRIRGCPLLERRCTPESGSEWPKISNIPERVVVPDTSDSEAAYETL from the exons ATGGGTGGTTTAGGCAAAACAACTCTGGCTAAAGCCGTttataaaaatgaacaaattgttGGACATTTTGACCAAACAATGTGGGTTTGTGTGGCTGAAAAAGTAGATAGAATCGAGGTGGTCTTCAAAATGATTCTTGAATCGTTAATAGGAGGAAGGGTTGAAGTGGATCGTAGGGAGGAAATagttaaaaaaattcaagatgaaCTCAAGGAAAAAAGATATTTCCTTGTTCTTGATGATTTGTGGAATGATCAAGAAGTATTGTTGGATGACTTTTTCAGCACTTTGGCGGGACTCAATGCGAAGAAAGGGAGCTGGTGTCTTGTTACTTCTCGTCTGCAAGAAGTGGCAACTATTCTGTCTAGACATCCGCAGATCAATTTTACTCGCCATGAGCTGGGAAGGCTATGCGAGGATGATTGCTGGTCTATCATGAAAAAATGGGCAAATGTAGGGGAAGAATTACCAAAAGAATTGGAAGACATGAGGGAGCAAGTTTTAAGAAGATGTGACGGTCTACCTCTGGCAGCAAAGTTAATCGGAGGTTTGTTatctaaaaagagaaaagaggagTGGCTATCTATTTTGGAGGAGAGCCTCTTGAATGGAGATCAGGGTGGGATTGAGCAAATAATTAAGGTGAGTTTTGATCATCTGTCACCTGCACCGGTTAAGAAATGCTTTGCATATTGCTCAATTTTTTATCAAGATACTGAATTGGAACAAGATCGACTAGTTGAGCTTTGGATGGCTGAAGGCTTTCTTCAACCGGATTCCCAAAATGAAAGAACGATGGAGGGAATAGGATATGAGTATCTGAGAACTTTGCTGCAAACTTCCTTATTGGAAGAAGTAAAAGAGGAGAGTAGAacatggtataaaatgcatgatCTTGTGCATGATTTTgcaaaatcaattttgaatCGTAGCAGCAGCAATCAGGACCGCTACCTTGCAGTATACTCATCCGAAAGAATGGTAGAAAACATGAACGAAAAAAAATCAGCATCGCTTCGCACATTATTTCTGGAGGGTGGCATAGCTGATGATATGTTATCAAAGTTCAAATACTTGCATGTCCTAAAATTGTTTGGAGCAGATGTCGAAGAGTTGCCGACCTCCATTGGCAAACTAATACATTTACACTTACTTGACATTTCAGAGTCTTGGATTAGAACTTTGCCAGAATCTCTTTGCAAACTTTATAGTTTGCAAACACTGAGAATTGGCATGTTTGTAGACGGTTTTCCAAAGGAGATGAGCAATTTGATTAGCATGAGACATCTTCACTCTCATAATGATTATACAGGACGCGGAATCCAAATGCCATCCGGGATTGGACGATGGATTTGTCTTCAAACGTTAAAGTTCTTTAACATAGGTCGTCAAAAGGAAGGTCGTGGTATCCAAGAACTTGGACCCTTGCAAGATCTTAAAGGCTCCTTGGAGATCAGAAATCTTGAATTAGTAAATGGCAAAGATGATGCTGAACTGGCGAACCTATCTAAAAAGCCAAATCTGTATCGGTTGGTATATGAGTGGGGCAATAGGGATTGGGGAAGTGATAAATGTGATGAAGATGTGTTGGAAGGCCTCCAACCTCAACCAAATTTAAAAGAGTTACAAATTTTGAAGTTCATGGGTGATCAGTTTCCACAATGGTTCATGAATTTGACATCACTGGTGGAGTTGCAGGTGGCGAATTGCACAAGATGCAGAAAACTCCCTGCGCTAGGACAGCTGCCATTCCTCAAGGGCCTCTATCTGACTGGATTGGAAAACATAAGAAGCATTGGGCTTTCATTCTACAGTACAAGTGCTGAGGACGACGGCGTATCAGGAGGTTCAAGCACTATTAGCAGACAAACATTCTTTCCAGCCCTTAAAATTCTCTCTCTTGAAagcatgaaaaatttgaaagagTGGAAGGACGCACTCGAGATGATGTCAACCGCAGGTGGAGTACATGTGATGGATGTGTTTCCCGTGCTTGAAAAGTTGTCTATTAGTGATTGCCCCCAGCTGACCACCATTCCAACTCCAAGTCGCTTCCCAAGTCTTGATGTATTGGAAATCAAAGAGAATTGTCATGTTTTGCTGGCAGAAAAGGTTTTGAGCAATATAACCACACTCTCGTCCCTTGAATTAAGTGGTAGTAGTTATCAACGCATGGAGTCTCTAAAATTAGTGAGACGACCAGAGAGCTTGAGTATTGAAGGCTGTAATAGTCTACCCACTGACATGCTTGAGCGACTCTGTCTTTTTCCAACTCTTCAGCGTGTAGAATTGAGGGATGCCGACAATATAACAACATTAAGAGGAATGAGTTGCGCCGCTTGTCTTGAGAGATTGGAAGTCACTTTTTGTTGGAATTTACGGGAGTTGCCAGAAGATCTGTATCAATTTCAAGTTTTAGAGCACTTGGAGATACGGGGTTGCCCGAGAATTGATTCATTTGGATATCCAAATCCTAAAAATTCATTTGGACAGAAAGGCCTCCTTAAGTCTCTTGAGCAATTTACTGTTTCTTGGTGCGATGAGTTAACAAGATTACCAGTGGAGATGTTCGAGTCGTGTACGTCTCTCCGACAGCTGAGTCTGTTCCTGTGCCGCAGTCTGGTCTCCTTTCCCCTTGATTTGCGACGAACCCCTTCTCTCGAGAGCTTCATTTTACGGGGGTGTCCCAACTTGATTGCTGAGATGCCTAGTGGATTTGGCTATCTTACCAGCTTAAGGGAAGTGGACATTGGTCCCTTCTCACATGACTCTGCAAGCGAATTTGATTGGGCTGGATTAGCATCTTCATCATCACTCCGACACGTGTCTTTGCTTGGAATGCGTGACACGAAATCTCTGCCACATCAGCTTCAAGACTCGACTACCATCACATCACTATCTCTACTTGGCTTCAGAGCAATCAAAGCCTTACCAGATTGGCTTGGGAACCTTGCGTCTCTTGAAGACCTAATCCTAGAGGGTTGCCTAAAGCTTGAATATTTACCCTCCGTAGATGCCATGGAACGCCTCAAATTAAGACGTCTGAGAATTCGTGGTTGTCCTCTATTAGAACGAAGATGCACTCCTGAAAGCGGCTCCGAGTGGCCCAAGATCTCTAATATTCCAGAGCGTGTTGTTGTTCCG GACACAAGTGACAGTGAAGCAGCTTATGAAACATTGTGA